From the genome of Clostridium sp. BNL1100, one region includes:
- a CDS encoding type I restriction-modification system subunit M, translating into MNKQQLAATIWESANQMRSKIEANEYKDFILGFIFYKFLSEKEVALFRKENLTDADIEKVNEEDVKYATHVREKLGYFIAYENLFSTWLKKGNDFDISNVRDALSAFDRNIDDVYKKVFEKIFNTLQTGLSKLGETAQAQTKAVKSLLKLIKKIPMDGKQDYDVLGFIYEYLISMFAANAGKKAGEFYTPHEVSVLMSEIIAEHLKNRKQIKIYDPTSGSGSLLINIGDSVAKFIEGENKIDYYAQELKENTYNLTRMNLVMRGISPANINVRNGDTLEDDWPFFEDTDKDKTYKLIRVDAVVSNPPYSQKWDPSDKEFDPRYKNYGVAPKSKADYAFLLHDLYHLEDDGIMTIVLPHGVLFRGGEEGKIRENLIEKNNIDTIIGLPSNIFFGTSIPTIVMVLKRNRPTSEVLIIDASKGFEKAGKNNKLRACDIKKIADTIKSRESIEKYSALVTKKTIRENDYNLNIPRYVNSLEPAESWDIHATMFGGIPVKEVAQLHEYWNAFPGLQDAVFEKISTEYLAVKCEDIKAAIASHESLENYKTVFANVFSDFYEKLKNDLIEGILDVSAENEKEKVSKDIFTRIENVKLADKYKAYQILSDNWDVISTDLEMIQSEGFEVINQVDPNMVIKKKEANDDEVPEIQDGWKGHILPFDLVQREILTEDLEEIQAIEKRLTEITSLYAEIIDSLDAEERESSVLNDTNDAFVAKEVKSFVADALSDVENDEIKALREYLRLSKKKEKIDYINKCDKVSWDLMEQGTDGTYKKVSVTSRISELQRMYEFPEGSFEQKVMTVLSLMEEESQAKKDLKQKSEALHIKTKETIENLDEDESLRLLELKWIKPLVDSLFDIPDEIIGELINKVIHLHDKYCTTFSDIENQIENTSKLLSSMIDELVGSDSDIEGLTELKKILGVQ; encoded by the coding sequence ATGAATAAGCAGCAACTTGCAGCTACAATATGGGAATCCGCAAATCAAATGAGGTCAAAAATTGAGGCTAATGAATATAAGGATTTTATTCTTGGCTTTATATTTTATAAATTTTTATCAGAAAAAGAGGTTGCATTATTTAGAAAAGAAAATTTAACTGATGCTGATATTGAAAAAGTAAATGAAGAGGATGTTAAGTATGCAACTCATGTAAGAGAGAAGTTGGGGTATTTTATTGCATATGAAAATCTTTTTTCAACCTGGCTTAAAAAAGGTAATGATTTTGATATATCGAATGTAAGGGATGCATTATCTGCTTTTGATCGTAACATTGATGATGTATATAAAAAAGTGTTTGAGAAAATTTTCAACACATTGCAGACAGGTTTATCTAAGCTTGGAGAAACAGCTCAGGCACAAACAAAAGCTGTAAAAAGCCTTCTTAAACTGATAAAGAAAATTCCTATGGATGGAAAGCAAGATTATGATGTTCTGGGTTTTATTTACGAATATTTAATTAGTATGTTTGCTGCTAATGCAGGTAAAAAGGCAGGAGAATTCTATACTCCACATGAAGTTTCTGTTCTCATGTCAGAAATTATTGCGGAACATTTGAAAAATAGAAAGCAAATTAAGATATATGATCCTACATCTGGGTCGGGTTCGTTGTTAATCAATATTGGTGACTCTGTTGCAAAATTTATTGAAGGAGAAAACAAGATAGATTATTACGCACAGGAACTCAAAGAAAATACATATAACCTTACAAGAATGAACTTGGTTATGCGCGGCATCAGTCCTGCAAATATTAATGTAAGAAATGGCGATACATTAGAGGACGATTGGCCATTCTTTGAGGATACCGACAAGGATAAAACATACAAATTGATAAGAGTAGATGCCGTGGTTTCTAATCCACCTTACTCACAAAAATGGGATCCATCTGATAAAGAATTTGACCCAAGATATAAGAACTATGGTGTAGCACCAAAGAGCAAAGCAGATTATGCATTTTTATTGCATGATCTATATCACCTTGAAGATGATGGAATAATGACAATTGTTCTTCCGCATGGTGTGCTTTTTAGGGGTGGAGAAGAAGGTAAAATTAGAGAGAATCTCATAGAAAAGAATAACATAGATACCATTATCGGTTTACCATCAAATATTTTCTTTGGTACGAGTATTCCTACTATCGTCATGGTTCTTAAAAGAAATCGCCCTACTTCAGAAGTATTGATTATAGATGCATCAAAAGGGTTTGAGAAAGCCGGAAAGAATAACAAACTGAGAGCCTGCGACATTAAAAAAATTGCTGACACTATTAAGAGCAGAGAATCCATAGAAAAGTATTCTGCTCTTGTTACAAAGAAAACTATCAGAGAAAATGATTATAACCTTAATATTCCTCGCTATGTTAATTCTTTAGAACCTGCAGAAAGTTGGGATATTCATGCGACAATGTTTGGTGGAATTCCTGTAAAGGAAGTGGCACAATTACATGAGTATTGGAATGCTTTCCCCGGCCTTCAAGATGCTGTTTTTGAGAAGATTTCTACTGAATATTTGGCTGTAAAATGTGAGGATATTAAAGCTGCTATCGCCTCCCATGAATCATTGGAAAATTACAAGACTGTTTTTGCTAATGTATTTAGTGATTTTTATGAAAAACTAAAAAATGATTTGATTGAAGGAATTCTTGATGTATCTGCTGAGAATGAGAAAGAAAAGGTAAGCAAGGATATTTTCACAAGAATAGAAAATGTAAAACTTGCTGACAAGTATAAAGCATATCAGATACTTTCGGATAATTGGGATGTGATTTCTACAGATTTGGAAATGATTCAGTCAGAAGGCTTTGAGGTTATCAATCAAGTGGATCCCAACATGGTTATAAAAAAGAAAGAAGCCAACGATGACGAGGTTCCAGAGATACAAGATGGGTGGAAGGGTCATATACTACCCTTTGATTTAGTTCAGAGAGAGATTCTTACAGAAGACTTAGAAGAAATTCAGGCAATAGAGAAAAGATTAACTGAAATCACTTCTTTGTATGCTGAAATCATTGATTCACTTGACGCTGAAGAAAGAGAAAGCAGTGTGTTGAATGACACTAATGATGCTTTTGTAGCAAAAGAAGTTAAGAGTTTTGTTGCAGACGCTCTTAGCGATGTGGAAAATGATGAAATCAAAGCATTAAGAGAATATCTAAGGCTTTCAAAGAAAAAAGAAAAGATAGATTATATAAATAAATGTGATAAAGTTTCGTGGGATTTAATGGAGCAAGGTACTGATGGAACATATAAGAAAGTCTCTGTTACTAGTAGAATAAGCGAATTACAAAGAATGTATGAATTCCCGGAAGGTTCTTTTGAACAGAAAGTGATGACCGTATTATCTCTTATGGAAGAAGAAAGCCAGGCTAAAAAAGATCTAAAACAGAAATCAGAAGCACTCCATATTAAGACCAAAGAAACTATTGAAAATCTGGATGAGGACGAATCCTTGCGTTTATTGGAATTAAAATGGATAAAGCCATTAGTAGATTCTCTTTTCGATATTCCAGATGAAATCATTGGGGAACTGATTAACAAAGTAATTCATCTACACGATAAATATTGCACTACGTTTTCTGATATTGAAAATCAAATTGAAAACACAAGTAAACTATTATCAAGTATGATTGATGAACTTGTTGGTAGTGATTCTGACATCGAAGGATTAACAGAATTAAAGAAGATTTTGGGGGTACAGTGA
- a CDS encoding phage holin family protein, translating to MDKVENRQGFGLGHLILRVVIGAVILAITAFLTPGFSISSWFSLLLAAVVLAVLDWAVNKITGVNATPFGRGISGFIIAAVIIYVIKFIVPGYNISLLAAVIAALVYGVVDAIIPGRGM from the coding sequence ATGGATAAAGTAGAAAACAGACAAGGTTTTGGCCTAGGACATCTCATATTACGTGTAGTAATCGGAGCTGTCATTCTGGCAATCACAGCATTTTTAACACCAGGTTTTTCGATTTCATCATGGTTTTCATTATTGCTTGCAGCAGTAGTACTGGCAGTACTGGACTGGGCAGTAAACAAGATAACAGGTGTAAATGCGACGCCATTCGGACGTGGAATTTCCGGCTTCATAATTGCAGCCGTTATCATCTATGTTATCAAGTTTATAGTACCGGGATATAATATCTCTCTCCTTGCTGCTGTTATTGCTGCACTGGTATATGGTGTAGTCGATGCAATTATTCCAGGACGTGGTATGTAA
- a CDS encoding methyl-accepting chemotaxis protein gives MKNIKSTIIGAFCIVIAISLISSAISFFGYRKVINSVNNIEVNKLNQDSVQELNRLSAQRHQVLTDIVNSFSEDSQAFADIGNKMDAELKTLKGAKISSEDKKTVEKLDSINKEYVSLYNDKISPNIKAFENKGIDAFLKGVQDNFNEMQNVVNELKNTTAKPIEDRSARLMEDITELNRIIGLVDSDSSYIDNQFTEIKKLLADILTYFNTAGSDVPALQDNDFNAKIEDFEQRISAAAAASRNVLDNARSTQGYDRVWNMKKVAGDLRIYNEISETAVLINRNNAILLYSASGGGNSSSEFKKNKTDIEIKLADLLKKGLSSEKINRLNSLNNSIDGIAQEIFKRAAIRDNGGISEGYKRMSELNKSFLDNSDKLRVSFNNYFSDDVKSSEKIKHAIFWIFIVITLFSIIIGMLIALLLSNRIVKPIHYLSNILSKVEKGDLTVRAEIAASNDIGKLGKQVNNVIDGQQKMVEQFKDTGSEISTLKQRVKSLVDQNRTTMEKISATKAVDREGFVLDTESIISGVKTVTEQTQKAVGDSVRAVETAKLKEKTVEEAEIFISSVNETVRSIATSIGNLESSSGRIGEITNTITQIASQTNLLALNAAIEANRAGEQGKGFAVVADEIRKLSNLSNNSASEIKEQIKEIQSSINTAVNKMNSGLLGVEDGAARINEVKKGIGEIIQSISNVSETVKASADKAYTHYQTAREFVDAVDKIACGVSDNSTEYKDFDSIIQIQAKTLSDLDEISMLLQDASSDLFKISESVKV, from the coding sequence ATGAAAAATATTAAAAGTACAATTATCGGAGCATTTTGCATTGTTATTGCAATCTCGTTAATTTCATCTGCAATTTCTTTTTTCGGATATAGAAAAGTAATTAATTCTGTTAATAATATAGAAGTTAATAAGTTAAATCAGGATTCTGTACAGGAACTCAATAGGTTGTCTGCTCAAAGACATCAGGTTTTAACCGATATTGTAAATTCATTTAGTGAGGACAGTCAAGCTTTTGCAGACATAGGCAACAAGATGGATGCAGAGTTAAAGACTTTGAAGGGGGCTAAAATTAGCTCGGAAGACAAAAAGACTGTTGAGAAACTGGATAGTATTAACAAAGAATATGTAAGTTTATATAACGATAAAATTAGTCCTAATATCAAAGCTTTTGAAAACAAAGGTATTGATGCTTTCTTAAAGGGCGTTCAGGACAATTTTAATGAAATGCAAAACGTTGTAAATGAGCTCAAAAACACAACGGCAAAGCCTATTGAGGACAGGTCGGCAAGGCTTATGGAGGATATTACAGAGTTGAACAGAATAATTGGGCTGGTTGATTCGGATTCCAGCTATATTGACAATCAATTTACGGAGATAAAAAAGCTGTTGGCTGATATTCTGACTTATTTTAACACAGCAGGAAGTGATGTTCCAGCCCTTCAGGATAATGATTTTAATGCAAAAATAGAAGACTTTGAACAAAGAATTTCAGCGGCAGCCGCCGCCAGCCGGAATGTTCTGGACAATGCAAGGTCAACCCAAGGTTATGACAGGGTCTGGAATATGAAAAAAGTTGCGGGTGATTTGCGTATCTATAATGAGATTTCGGAAACAGCTGTATTAATAAACAGAAACAATGCAATTTTGTTGTATTCTGCATCGGGCGGTGGAAATTCATCCTCAGAGTTCAAAAAGAATAAAACGGATATTGAAATAAAATTGGCAGACCTTTTGAAAAAAGGACTTTCTTCAGAAAAAATTAATAGGCTTAATTCTTTGAATAATTCCATAGACGGTATTGCTCAAGAGATATTTAAAAGAGCTGCAATTCGTGACAATGGAGGTATCTCAGAGGGATATAAAAGGATGTCTGAACTCAATAAATCTTTTCTTGATAATTCAGATAAGCTCAGAGTTTCTTTTAACAACTATTTCTCTGATGATGTAAAGTCTTCTGAGAAAATCAAGCACGCTATATTCTGGATATTTATTGTTATTACGTTGTTTTCCATTATTATCGGTATGTTGATTGCATTGCTTTTATCCAACAGAATTGTTAAGCCTATTCATTATCTGTCAAATATCCTTTCAAAGGTTGAAAAGGGTGACTTGACAGTCAGGGCTGAAATTGCTGCTTCCAATGATATAGGCAAATTGGGTAAGCAAGTCAATAATGTGATTGACGGACAACAGAAAATGGTTGAACAGTTTAAGGATACAGGCAGTGAAATAAGCACTTTAAAGCAGAGAGTTAAGTCTCTTGTTGATCAAAACAGAACAACTATGGAAAAAATTTCTGCAACAAAGGCTGTTGACAGGGAAGGGTTTGTACTGGATACCGAAAGTATAATTTCCGGTGTAAAAACCGTAACCGAACAGACACAAAAGGCAGTAGGGGATAGTGTCAGGGCGGTGGAAACAGCCAAGTTGAAAGAAAAGACGGTTGAAGAGGCAGAAATATTTATAAGCTCTGTTAATGAAACTGTTCGGTCTATTGCAACATCCATTGGGAATCTTGAATCCTCATCAGGAAGAATTGGAGAGATTACCAATACCATTACTCAAATTGCTTCACAGACAAATCTGCTGGCGTTGAATGCTGCAATTGAAGCCAATAGGGCAGGAGAGCAGGGTAAGGGTTTTGCGGTTGTTGCTGATGAAATAAGGAAGCTTTCTAATCTAAGTAATAATTCAGCCTCTGAAATAAAGGAGCAGATCAAAGAAATACAGTCAAGTATTAACACTGCTGTTAACAAAATGAATTCAGGTTTGCTGGGAGTTGAAGATGGAGCAGCCAGAATAAATGAAGTCAAGAAAGGCATTGGAGAAATAATTCAATCTATAAGCAATGTTTCAGAAACCGTTAAGGCTTCTGCTGACAAAGCATATACTCATTATCAGACAGCCAGAGAGTTTGTTGACGCTGTGGACAAAATTGCATGTGGAGTTTCTGACAATTCTACGGAATATAAAGATTTTGATTCTATTATTCAGATACAAGCAAAAACTCTTAGTGATCTGGATGAAATCTCTATGCTGCTACAAGATGCATCTTCCGACCTTTTCAAGATTTCTGAAAGTGTTAAGGTATAG
- the rlmD gene encoding 23S rRNA (uracil(1939)-C(5))-methyltransferase RlmD, whose amino-acid sequence MKQPSQKILSQNKTYKIDITGLTHEGQGVGKIEGFVVFVDGVLPGENVDVKIVKQTKSYAVGRLVKINNSSEDRVKPFCPVYDKCGGCAVQHMSYQAQLDFKKDTVLQNIRRIGGLQDVTVNNTIGMENPYKYRNKVQYPVGSNNGEIRIGFYETRSHNIIDGNLCDIQPDESNEIRDVVRNFCKDAGIAIYDEKTGKGLLRHVMVRKGFKTGEIMVVLVVNGDILVKSDELVKKLLKGFPDIKSIILNVNTRNTNIILGDKNICIYGQKYITDFIGSFRFEISPLSFFQVNPIQTEVLYEKALEYAGLSGNETVFDLYCGIGTISLFLSQKAKRVVGVEVVADAISDAKRNAEINDVSNVEFLVGEAEKVIPELYAQGVKADVVVVDPPRKGCDEVLLNTLVEMQPQRIVYVSCNPSTLARDLKYLTEHGFEVKEVQPVDMFPWTGHVETVVLMSRVEK is encoded by the coding sequence ATGAAACAGCCTTCTCAAAAGATATTATCACAGAATAAAACATATAAAATTGATATAACGGGTTTAACTCATGAAGGACAGGGTGTAGGTAAAATTGAGGGATTTGTAGTTTTTGTTGACGGGGTTCTTCCCGGAGAAAATGTTGACGTTAAAATAGTAAAACAGACCAAGAGCTATGCAGTGGGAAGGCTTGTTAAAATAAACAATTCTTCAGAGGACAGAGTAAAACCATTTTGTCCAGTCTATGACAAATGCGGAGGTTGTGCGGTTCAGCATATGTCTTATCAGGCACAGCTGGATTTTAAAAAGGATACTGTTCTGCAAAATATCAGAAGAATTGGCGGCCTTCAGGATGTTACAGTAAATAACACAATTGGAATGGAAAATCCATATAAGTACAGGAATAAGGTCCAATACCCGGTTGGTTCTAATAATGGTGAAATCAGAATCGGGTTCTATGAGACAAGGTCTCATAATATTATTGACGGCAATTTGTGTGATATCCAGCCTGATGAGAGTAATGAAATAAGGGATGTTGTAAGAAATTTTTGCAAGGATGCAGGTATAGCAATTTATGATGAGAAAACCGGCAAGGGACTACTTCGCCACGTAATGGTTAGAAAGGGCTTTAAAACCGGTGAAATTATGGTGGTGCTGGTCGTCAACGGTGATATACTGGTAAAATCGGATGAACTGGTTAAAAAGCTGCTTAAAGGATTTCCAGATATTAAGAGTATTATTTTAAATGTAAATACCAGAAATACCAATATTATTCTTGGGGATAAAAATATATGTATTTACGGGCAGAAGTACATAACTGACTTTATTGGAAGTTTCAGATTTGAGATTTCTCCTTTGTCTTTTTTTCAGGTGAATCCTATTCAGACGGAAGTTTTGTATGAAAAGGCTCTTGAATATGCAGGCCTTTCCGGGAATGAAACGGTTTTTGACCTTTACTGTGGTATAGGAACTATTTCGCTTTTCCTTTCTCAAAAGGCAAAGCGTGTTGTAGGGGTAGAGGTTGTTGCTGATGCTATTAGTGATGCTAAAAGAAATGCTGAAATCAATGATGTCTCTAATGTAGAATTCCTGGTGGGAGAGGCAGAGAAGGTTATACCTGAGCTGTATGCACAGGGAGTAAAAGCGGATGTGGTGGTTGTAGACCCACCAAGGAAAGGCTGTGACGAGGTGCTGCTTAATACTTTGGTGGAAATGCAGCCACAGCGAATTGTTTACGTAAGCTGTAATCCGTCCACGCTGGCAAGGGACCTTAAATACCTGACAGAACATGGGTTTGAAGTGAAGGAAGTGCAGCCGGTGGATATGTTTCCGTGGACGGGGCACGTTGAGACGGTCGTATTGATGTCAAGGGTTGAGAAATAA
- a CDS encoding restriction endonuclease subunit S, with the protein MHKKRKRPEIRFAGHETEWIEKKFDDTFDMLSNNTLSRDALNYDGGVAKNVHYGDVLVKFGEYLDVNREQLPYINDATVAQKFFKSYLKDGDIVIADTAEDESVGKCTEVVGVGGTPIISGLHTIPCRPKQKYAPKYMGYYLNSNAYHDRLLPLMQGVKVTSISKTGIKETDVILSDEFEEQAKIGEFLSSLDDMIASEVSKYKKLIIVKMSLMDKMFPKNGSNVPEVRFNGFANPWKQCTVGEILVERNEQLPKSNEYPLMAFVANEGVAPKGDRYDRSFLVNDNENKAYKRTEFGDFIYSSNNLETGSIGLNKYGKASLSPVYSIFEPTENTDSDFIGRMLIRKEFINEMVKWRQGVVYGQWRIHESDFLKINVFVPKIEEQRKIGNFLDSLDNLITFHQCRLEKLRNIKSSCMDKMFV; encoded by the coding sequence ATGCATAAAAAAAGAAAAAGACCTGAAATCAGATTCGCTGGACATGAAACTGAGTGGATTGAGAAAAAGTTTGATGACACATTCGATATGCTTTCTAATAATACATTATCTAGAGATGCTTTAAACTATGATGGTGGTGTGGCAAAAAACGTTCATTACGGTGATGTATTAGTCAAGTTTGGAGAGTATCTTGATGTTAATCGTGAGCAGCTCCCTTATATCAATGATGCTACGGTTGCACAGAAGTTCTTTAAATCGTACTTGAAAGATGGAGATATTGTTATTGCAGATACTGCTGAAGACGAGTCGGTAGGAAAATGTACGGAAGTAGTTGGTGTTGGTGGTACTCCGATTATTTCAGGATTGCATACAATCCCTTGCCGCCCAAAACAAAAATATGCACCAAAGTATATGGGGTATTATTTGAATTCAAATGCTTATCACGATAGGTTATTACCTCTAATGCAGGGCGTTAAAGTTACCTCAATTTCAAAAACAGGAATAAAAGAGACCGATGTTATTCTTTCAGACGAATTTGAAGAGCAAGCAAAAATAGGAGAATTTTTATCCTCTTTAGATGATATGATAGCTTCAGAGGTGTCTAAGTATAAAAAGCTCATAATTGTAAAAATGTCCTTGATGGATAAAATGTTTCCCAAGAATGGTAGCAATGTGCCAGAGGTTAGGTTTAATGGATTTGCAAACCCTTGGAAACAATGTACGGTTGGAGAGATTCTTGTAGAGCGTAATGAACAATTACCAAAAAGCAATGAATACCCACTTATGGCTTTTGTAGCAAATGAAGGGGTTGCCCCGAAAGGTGATAGATACGATAGAAGTTTTCTTGTAAATGACAATGAAAATAAAGCGTACAAGAGAACAGAATTTGGAGATTTTATTTATAGTTCAAATAATCTCGAAACAGGATCTATTGGGCTTAACAAGTATGGAAAAGCCTCGCTTTCACCGGTTTATAGCATTTTTGAACCAACAGAAAACACAGATTCGGATTTCATCGGTAGAATGCTTATTAGAAAAGAATTTATAAATGAAATGGTTAAATGGAGACAAGGTGTTGTTTATGGTCAGTGGCGTATCCACGAATCAGATTTTCTAAAAATTAATGTCTTTGTTCCTAAGATAGAAGAGCAGAGAAAAATCGGAAATTTTCTTGATAGCTTAGATAACCTTATCACCTTTCATCAGTGCAGGCTTGAAAAATTAAGAAATATTAAATCTTCTTGTATGGATAAGATGTTTGTTTAG
- a CDS encoding ferritin family protein — MNENEIELTTYDRLLRAWENSMELVRDYEMYSKRIEDEKIKQVFKDFAEDEGMHASKLRNILLDYKRQ; from the coding sequence ATGAACGAAAATGAAATTGAACTTACCACGTATGACAGGCTTTTGAGAGCATGGGAAAATTCCATGGAGTTGGTAAGGGACTACGAAATGTACTCAAAAAGGATTGAAGATGAAAAGATTAAGCAGGTGTTCAAGGATTTTGCAGAAGACGAAGGAATGCATGCCAGTAAGCTTCGTAATATCCTGTTGGATTACAAAAGACAGTAA
- a CDS encoding spore germination protein GerW family protein, translating into MDTNMNQNVTTLFSNLEDFTQNEGLIGKPVTHGDKTFIPVVSVTLGYGTGNTASKNHGTSTKEQAGGTTSGMANNMAGGALGLGAKLCTDAVIIVDKDNVSMLQVGPTATSQLMDKIPQIISGMGSMGKQQQQGQQQQGQQSQSSQSQQ; encoded by the coding sequence ATGGATACAAACATGAATCAGAATGTAACCACATTATTTTCAAACCTTGAAGACTTTACTCAGAATGAAGGTTTAATAGGAAAGCCGGTTACACATGGGGATAAAACCTTTATTCCTGTAGTCTCAGTAACTCTTGGCTATGGAACAGGTAATACGGCTAGCAAAAACCATGGCACCAGTACAAAAGAACAAGCAGGAGGCACTACCTCCGGTATGGCCAACAACATGGCAGGAGGCGCTTTAGGTCTTGGAGCAAAGCTTTGTACAGATGCAGTGATAATCGTAGACAAGGACAACGTTTCAATGCTTCAGGTTGGCCCTACAGCTACAAGCCAACTTATGGACAAAATACCTCAAATAATCTCAGGTATGGGTTCTATGGGAAAGCAACAGCAACAAGGTCAGCAACAACAGGGACAGCAATCACAAAGCAGTCAAAGTCAGCAATAA
- a CDS encoding helix-turn-helix transcriptional regulator yields MIKNNIEKDIKIKCVEADTTQAALAEKIGKTVQYVNRIVKKDDGVVNKTFIQMMEGLGYDIRLIYEKREENDNE; encoded by the coding sequence ATGATAAAAAACAATATTGAAAAAGATATTAAAATAAAATGTGTTGAAGCTGATACAACACAAGCTGCTTTGGCTGAAAAAATAGGAAAAACCGTACAGTATGTAAATCGTATCGTAAAGAAAGATGATGGTGTTGTAAATAAAACTTTTATTCAAATGATGGAAGGATTAGGTTATGACATTAGACTTATCTACGAAAAAAGGGAGGAAAATGACAATGAATAA
- a CDS encoding mismatch-specific DNA-glycosylase — MDNFINEKPLPDILAPGLKVVFIGYNPGLLSARNRHHYSHKSNRFWRFLFESGLTPSRFEPENDRKILELGYGSTNIVDRQTKAANEIGTDEVVEGSANLYRLLDTLKPRIACYVGIGVYRAYASSILKVPASGINVKPGLQSASILEATLDFVCYSTSGLNTVPFAEQCKCFADLKKLLDSIG, encoded by the coding sequence ATGGATAATTTTATTAATGAAAAGCCGCTGCCGGACATCCTTGCACCGGGACTTAAAGTTGTTTTTATAGGTTATAATCCAGGCTTGCTTTCTGCTAGAAACAGGCACCATTATTCACATAAAAGCAACAGATTCTGGAGATTTTTGTTTGAATCAGGTCTTACACCTTCCAGATTCGAACCGGAGAATGACAGGAAAATACTTGAACTTGGATATGGCTCCACAAACATTGTTGACAGGCAGACTAAAGCTGCCAACGAAATTGGCACTGATGAAGTTGTTGAAGGTTCAGCAAACCTTTACAGGCTTTTGGATACTTTAAAACCTCGAATTGCCTGCTATGTGGGAATTGGAGTGTACCGTGCATATGCTTCAAGCATTTTGAAGGTACCTGCATCCGGAATTAATGTAAAGCCCGGCCTTCAATCCGCAAGTATACTGGAAGCTACCTTGGATTTTGTTTGCTACAGTACAAGCGGGCTGAATACAGTTCCTTTTGCCGAACAATGCAAGTGCTTTGCTGATTTGAAAAAACTTTTGGATTCTATTGGGTAA
- a CDS encoding M23 family metallopeptidase has protein sequence MRKFFKPTWCLVIILLILLPVIYLLNAKSARLEKSNNVLGEQVRNMSRTLSQQNKVQEANMELIRILQSDQTNFKTRLEEFAKTYTKISGSYVKKSSRGTSVKSANHTIEDIIKLNNLVKNINIAFNSNNDLTLELEKSNNELEEFVDALPTFIPAKGKITSPFGIRNHPITHIRTIHKGVDIDAETGDPIMAAASGKVMYSGLSGGYGKHVIIDHGNGFKTIYGHSSKLLVKAGQNVKKGQKIALVGSTGRSTGPHLHFEIRIADTAVDPVKYVEFKPSTQ, from the coding sequence ATGAGAAAATTTTTTAAACCTACATGGTGTTTGGTAATTATACTACTTATTTTATTGCCGGTAATTTACTTACTGAATGCCAAATCCGCCCGTTTGGAGAAATCCAACAATGTTTTGGGTGAGCAAGTCAGGAATATGTCCAGAACACTGTCACAGCAAAATAAAGTACAAGAAGCGAACATGGAATTGATAAGGATTCTCCAATCCGACCAGACTAACTTTAAAACAAGACTTGAAGAATTTGCAAAAACGTATACCAAAATATCAGGGAGCTATGTAAAAAAATCCAGCAGAGGTACATCCGTTAAAAGTGCAAATCACACAATAGAAGATATAATAAAGCTCAACAACCTTGTAAAAAATATTAATATTGCTTTTAACAGCAATAACGACCTGACCTTAGAACTTGAAAAATCAAACAATGAGCTGGAGGAATTTGTTGATGCATTGCCTACTTTTATTCCTGCAAAGGGCAAAATTACCTCCCCTTTCGGGATAAGAAACCATCCAATTACACACATCAGAACAATTCATAAGGGCGTAGATATTGATGCGGAAACAGGTGACCCGATAATGGCAGCAGCTTCAGGAAAGGTAATGTATTCCGGTCTCTCCGGCGGCTACGGGAAACATGTTATAATTGACCACGGTAACGGTTTTAAAACAATATACGGTCACTCATCAAAACTACTTGTCAAAGCAGGTCAAAATGTCAAAAAGGGCCAAAAAATAGCACTGGTAGGCAGTACAGGCAGAAGTACCGGGCCTCATCTGCATTTTGAAATAAGAATAGCCGATACTGCAGTAGATCCGGTCAAATATGTTGAATTCAAACCCTCAACTCAATAA